The following are encoded together in the Vibrio lentus genome:
- a CDS encoding AAA family ATPase, which translates to MSTPTLYIFSGLPASGKSTLAKLLASRTGAMYVRIDTFEQGLRDLCSFKVEGEGYRLSYRIIRDNLALGISSISDSCNPIELTRHEWQDVAKSTGANFVNIEVVCSDLTEHEHRVKTRDNEIENLNLPNWQQVQNRHYDKWKTDVIKIDTAGHTIDASFAELVEKLCV; encoded by the coding sequence ATGAGCACTCCTACTTTGTACATATTTTCAGGTCTTCCAGCTTCAGGAAAATCTACACTGGCTAAGTTACTTGCTAGCCGTACAGGCGCAATGTATGTGCGTATCGACACCTTCGAGCAGGGGCTTAGAGATCTATGTAGTTTCAAAGTTGAAGGGGAGGGGTACAGATTAAGTTACCGAATAATTAGAGATAATTTGGCTCTCGGGATTAGCTCTATTTCAGACTCTTGTAATCCAATAGAGCTAACACGACACGAATGGCAAGATGTTGCAAAAAGTACAGGGGCTAATTTCGTTAATATCGAGGTTGTGTGCTCAGATCTCACTGAGCACGAGCACAGAGTTAAGACACGAGATAATGAAATTGAGAACCTAAATCTACCAAATTGGCAACAGGTACAGAATCGCCACTACGACAAGTGGAAAACAGATGTCATCAAGATTGACACAGCGGGTCATACTATCGATGCGTCTTTTGCTGAGCTAGTAGAAAAACTCTGTGTGTAA
- a CDS encoding JAB domain-containing protein encodes MSARVQYSNVSLFTLEEKGILDQAASILKSKLFISEQTPLTSPELVKSFCQTSLAACESEVFGIIFLDNQHRVLRTKEMFYGTVNAASVYPREVVKASLATNASAVILYHNHPSGAPRSAYVKRNVIA; translated from the coding sequence ATGTCAGCACGTGTTCAATACTCAAATGTTTCGTTATTCACATTAGAAGAAAAGGGCATCCTTGACCAGGCCGCAAGTATTCTCAAATCCAAACTGTTTATTTCAGAACAAACACCATTAACCTCGCCTGAATTGGTGAAATCGTTCTGCCAAACGTCTTTGGCCGCTTGTGAGTCTGAAGTGTTTGGGATTATCTTCCTCGATAATCAACATCGAGTGTTGCGCACCAAAGAGATGTTCTACGGTACCGTTAATGCCGCTTCGGTCTATCCGCGTGAAGTCGTGAAAGCGTCGCTGGCCACGAACGCGAGTGCGGTTATTCTCTATCATAACCACCCAAGTGGTGCGCCAAGAAGCGCATATGTAAAACGCAATGTAATTGCTTGA
- a CDS encoding arylsulfatase has protein sequence MKGIFHLLTLSVLSSFSLSAWSAQEQPNIFVIFTDDIGISNLSAYHNGVMSSQTPNIDSIAEKGMLLTDYYAQPSCTAGRSAFLTGQLPVRTGMHTVGLPGGPVGLSADTPTLPEVLKTMGYVTGQFGKNHLGDRDEYLPTMHGFDEYWGWLYHLNAMEYTEDPDWPKDGSLNAFAPRNVIYSKSDGKGGQSIEDDGALNIERMRTLDDEVNKHAINFIERAVEAEKPFFTWYCPSRGHVWTHLSPEYEAMLGQNGWGLQEVVMKDLDDHVGEMLAKIDELGIADNTIIIFTSDNGPEIMTWPDGGMTPFHGEKGTTWEGGVRAPALVSWPGKIPAGSVGNGIFDGMDWLPTLVAAAGGPTDLKEKMLKGHDGFKAHLDGYNQVDMLTEKGESNRNEIYYYERDKLQAVRVGDWKAHFIVQNRGWGGPKDELNAPLLFNLRRDPYERAAEESGMYLKWMGEKMWAFGPAQAAIQQHLATFQEWPPITPETPAEKVGGVGN, from the coding sequence ATGAAAGGGATTTTTCACCTTCTTACCTTGAGCGTGTTGAGTAGCTTTTCGCTATCGGCATGGTCGGCACAAGAACAACCCAATATCTTCGTCATTTTCACCGATGATATTGGGATCTCAAACCTGAGCGCTTATCACAATGGCGTGATGAGTAGCCAAACACCAAACATCGATAGTATTGCTGAGAAGGGAATGCTTCTGACAGACTACTATGCGCAGCCATCTTGTACCGCCGGTCGTTCTGCTTTCTTAACCGGGCAATTACCAGTTAGAACCGGAATGCATACGGTTGGACTGCCGGGTGGTCCTGTGGGTTTAAGCGCAGATACACCAACACTTCCCGAGGTATTAAAAACCATGGGCTATGTGACTGGTCAATTTGGCAAAAATCATTTGGGTGACCGAGACGAGTATTTGCCAACGATGCATGGGTTTGATGAATATTGGGGCTGGTTGTATCACTTAAACGCAATGGAATACACCGAAGACCCAGATTGGCCGAAAGACGGATCGTTAAATGCGTTTGCTCCTCGAAATGTGATTTACTCTAAATCTGATGGTAAAGGTGGCCAAAGCATTGAAGACGACGGTGCGCTTAATATCGAGCGTATGAGAACATTGGATGATGAAGTAAACAAACATGCGATCAACTTCATTGAACGAGCCGTAGAAGCGGAGAAGCCATTTTTTACTTGGTACTGTCCATCACGAGGTCATGTATGGACGCACCTTTCTCCTGAATATGAAGCGATGCTTGGCCAAAATGGTTGGGGACTTCAAGAAGTCGTGATGAAAGATCTTGATGATCATGTCGGTGAAATGTTGGCGAAAATAGATGAACTTGGCATCGCCGATAATACTATTATTATTTTCACGTCCGACAACGGCCCTGAAATCATGACGTGGCCAGATGGTGGCATGACACCATTCCACGGAGAGAAAGGTACAACGTGGGAAGGTGGAGTTAGAGCCCCTGCCCTGGTTAGCTGGCCGGGTAAAATCCCTGCGGGTAGTGTCGGTAATGGCATCTTCGATGGTATGGATTGGCTACCAACATTGGTTGCAGCTGCGGGTGGTCCAACAGATTTAAAAGAGAAAATGCTCAAAGGTCACGATGGCTTTAAAGCGCACCTCGATGGTTACAATCAAGTCGACATGCTGACGGAAAAAGGCGAATCGAATCGTAATGAAATTTACTATTATGAACGAGATAAGCTACAAGCCGTTCGCGTAGGTGATTGGAAGGCTCACTTCATTGTGCAAAATCGTGGATGGGGTGGTCCGAAAGATGAATTGAATGCGCCGTTACTCTTCAATCTACGTCGTGACCCTTATGAGAGAGCTGCAGAAGAGTCAGGTATGTACTTGAAGTGGATGGGAGAAAAAATGTGGGCGTTTGGTCCTGCTCAAGCTGCTATTCAACAACACTTAGCGACATTCCAAGAGTGGCCTCCAATAACGCCTGAAACACCAGCAGAGAAAGTAGGTGGTGTGGGTAACTAA
- a CDS encoding DUF1611 domain-containing protein, giving the protein MSISTQKLRNIFKLTRIENFKTNYDVTHIAPWLPLAQKVKPVIPSAIIYCEGNFGEIDGKTANGLVRHSLSYRILSVIDSVSAGLDAGEVLDNKANGIPILANAEEAIIHAESIPDYFIFGIAPSSGFLSDLDKSIILNAMSLGMNIVNGLHEFLTDDPLFLEASLKNNVRIFDTRKPKNKGDLKTFSGKIHNVKCPRIAVMGTDCALGKRTTATILANELIKKGLNVVLIATGQTGIMQGAQYCVALDAVPSQFCAGELESVIVQAYEKENPDLIIIEGQGALSHPAFSTSAFILRGSCPTGVILQHAPKRLYRSDFPDCPMPSIASEINLIETFSNTDVIGLTLNHEDMSLDETCRAIDSYTTEFGLPVTDVLSQPVEHLLHIVSSAFPIIASKLAEKG; this is encoded by the coding sequence ATGTCTATTTCAACCCAAAAGTTAAGAAACATCTTCAAACTCACTAGAATTGAAAATTTCAAAACCAACTACGATGTAACCCATATCGCTCCTTGGCTACCACTTGCTCAGAAAGTGAAACCTGTCATCCCTTCGGCAATTATATATTGCGAAGGTAATTTCGGTGAAATTGATGGTAAAACCGCTAATGGGCTAGTGAGGCATTCATTAAGCTATCGTATTCTATCGGTTATTGATAGTGTGTCTGCCGGCTTAGATGCTGGAGAAGTACTTGATAACAAAGCCAATGGAATACCGATCCTTGCCAATGCTGAAGAAGCTATCATTCACGCGGAAAGTATTCCCGATTACTTCATTTTTGGCATTGCGCCATCAAGTGGTTTTTTATCTGACTTAGATAAAAGCATCATTTTAAATGCCATGTCACTAGGAATGAACATCGTAAATGGCTTACATGAATTCCTAACCGATGATCCTCTATTTTTAGAAGCTAGCTTAAAGAATAACGTTCGAATATTCGATACTCGCAAACCTAAAAATAAAGGCGATCTGAAAACGTTTAGCGGGAAAATACACAACGTTAAATGTCCGAGAATTGCTGTCATGGGGACGGATTGCGCGCTAGGAAAACGAACAACAGCGACAATATTGGCGAATGAACTGATTAAAAAAGGCCTTAACGTCGTTCTGATTGCCACTGGTCAAACAGGCATTATGCAAGGCGCACAATACTGCGTTGCACTCGATGCTGTTCCTTCACAATTTTGTGCCGGTGAGTTGGAATCTGTCATTGTACAGGCCTATGAAAAAGAAAATCCGGATCTGATAATTATTGAAGGGCAAGGAGCTTTAAGTCACCCTGCGTTTTCAACCAGCGCTTTTATCTTACGTGGCAGTTGTCCAACGGGTGTGATATTGCAACATGCTCCTAAACGTTTATATCGTAGTGATTTTCCTGATTGCCCAATGCCTTCGATTGCCTCAGAAATAAATCTTATCGAAACGTTTTCTAATACCGATGTTATTGGACTAACACTGAATCATGAAGATATGTCTTTAGATGAAACCTGTCGTGCGATAGACAGTTACACTACCGAATTTGGTCTACCGGTTACTGATGTCTTGTCACAGCCTGTTGAGCATCTACTACACATCGTATCGTCAGCCTTCCCTATAATAGCAAGTAAACTGGCCGAAAAAGGGTGA
- a CDS encoding DUF4345 domain-containing protein, which yields MNLQSVFLFVAVLGLTPIALSYGYAPMISMDYLFGIDASSINVTHIFRAVMGLYLALALFWVCGALIKKYRLPALYSLVVFMLGLAAGRVISLVLDGMPHWLLFVYLILELGFGLIGIKMIHKEQSETI from the coding sequence ATGAATTTACAAAGTGTTTTCTTGTTCGTCGCGGTTTTAGGCTTAACGCCTATTGCGTTGTCTTACGGCTACGCCCCCATGATTTCTATGGATTATCTTTTCGGAATCGATGCTAGTTCTATCAACGTGACTCATATTTTTCGAGCAGTGATGGGGCTGTATTTGGCACTGGCTTTATTTTGGGTTTGTGGCGCATTGATAAAAAAGTATCGACTGCCAGCGCTTTATAGTTTGGTGGTTTTCATGCTGGGTTTGGCTGCAGGCCGAGTTATCAGCTTAGTATTAGATGGCATGCCGCACTGGCTGCTTTTTGTCTATCTAATCTTGGAGCTTGGCTTTGGTTTGATCGGAATAAAAATGATTCACAAAGAACAATCTGAAACAATATAA
- a CDS encoding AAA family ATPase yields MSTPTLYIFSGLPASGKSTLAKLLSHRTGAMYARIDTVEQGIRELCNFKVEGEGYRLSYRIIRENLALGLSAISDSCNPVELTRHEWQEVAESVGAKFVNIEVRCSNAKEHKHRVNTRKSEVCDHQAILSYRNYQATLSFA; encoded by the coding sequence TTGAGTACCCCGACTTTATACATATTTTCAGGGCTTCCGGCTTCTGGAAAATCAACACTTGCTAAGTTGCTTTCGCATAGAACAGGTGCAATGTATGCTCGTATCGACACAGTAGAGCAAGGGATTAGAGAACTTTGTAATTTCAAGGTTGAAGGCGAAGGTTACAGGTTAAGTTACAGAATTATCAGAGAAAATCTAGCTCTTGGGCTAAGTGCAATTTCTGATTCATGCAACCCAGTCGAACTAACGCGACACGAGTGGCAAGAAGTTGCGGAAAGTGTAGGTGCTAAGTTTGTAAATATTGAAGTTCGGTGTTCAAATGCCAAAGAACATAAGCATCGAGTTAACACTCGAAAAAGCGAAGTGTGTGATCACCAAGCGATTCTGTCGTATCGTAACTACCAAGCGACTTTGTCATTCGCTTAA
- the ltrA gene encoding group II intron reverse transcriptase/maturase — protein MLLSTIAQKQQTLAKKATENPEYKFNRLYDLLHWETWIHQAAINVLSRPGSRTDGVDGKTRDYFKQTYERQLSLIIEQLKSGNYRPLPVKRVYIPKPNGTKRPLGIPALRDRIVQEGIRMALDPIYETDFHPYSFGFRKSRCTMDAIAVLMPLANSISKHFYVIEGDLKSYFDTVNHRILLKLLKKRIADRKLISLLHRFLRAGVMEKQLFAQTREGVPQGGIISPLLANLYLNEFDQWAAKKWQLSQSERQNTRKAGRGNYTMVRYADDFVVVSNDGIAGVRQAKAEIKEFLEEELKLTLSEEKTLITHVNKGYDFLGFYIKRNYSEGRWVVHLRPSMKSVKRVKAKLKSLTTRNQTLYDEVTKMKQINQVVRGWCEYYKHTSLLSDLEAISRYAWHRYHKWLLAKYKGSRKVQLIKDKTCTIMKRQRWVANTFGIQVHQWLPSAKELNRSRYWNRGRNGFEHPYLVASSNEIQPPLGLKGPEPSIYLTARMSREDNREYPKDWHYRRLKVLKRDSFACVICKEQNDIQVHHRRGVKSWAVKDLVTLCRKHHMMEHKKLRVDDCQMESRMRGNSHVRFGERSE, from the coding sequence ATGTTGCTTTCAACGATCGCCCAAAAACAACAAACACTTGCAAAGAAAGCAACTGAGAATCCAGAGTATAAATTTAATCGTTTATACGATCTTCTTCATTGGGAGACATGGATACATCAGGCTGCTATTAATGTGTTATCTAGGCCAGGAAGTAGGACAGATGGCGTAGATGGTAAAACTCGCGACTACTTTAAACAAACCTATGAAAGACAACTGTCTTTGATCATAGAACAGTTAAAGTCAGGGAATTACCGTCCACTACCTGTAAAGAGGGTCTATATACCAAAGCCGAATGGAACCAAACGTCCTCTCGGTATTCCGGCTTTACGAGATCGTATTGTTCAGGAAGGTATAAGAATGGCACTCGATCCTATATACGAAACGGATTTTCATCCCTATTCCTTTGGGTTTAGGAAAAGTCGATGCACTATGGATGCGATTGCAGTGTTGATGCCCTTAGCTAACTCCATATCAAAACATTTCTATGTTATTGAGGGGGACTTAAAAAGCTACTTCGACACTGTTAATCATCGAATATTACTCAAATTGTTAAAAAAGCGGATAGCAGATAGGAAACTCATCTCTCTGCTCCATCGCTTTCTTCGTGCCGGTGTCATGGAAAAGCAGCTATTTGCTCAAACTCGTGAAGGGGTACCGCAAGGGGGGATCATTTCCCCACTGCTAGCAAATCTATACTTGAACGAATTTGATCAATGGGCAGCGAAGAAATGGCAGCTATCTCAATCAGAAAGACAAAATACGAGGAAAGCGGGTCGCGGTAATTATACCATGGTTCGCTATGCCGATGATTTTGTTGTCGTATCAAATGATGGGATAGCTGGAGTAAGGCAAGCTAAAGCTGAAATTAAGGAATTTCTGGAGGAAGAGCTAAAACTTACTCTTTCTGAGGAGAAAACTTTAATTACACACGTTAACAAAGGATACGACTTTTTGGGGTTCTATATTAAACGGAACTACTCGGAAGGACGATGGGTGGTACACTTGCGCCCCTCAATGAAAAGTGTGAAGCGTGTGAAAGCTAAGCTTAAAAGTCTTACTACACGAAACCAAACTTTATATGATGAAGTTACGAAGATGAAACAAATAAATCAAGTAGTTAGAGGGTGGTGTGAATATTATAAACATACATCTTTACTCAGTGATTTAGAAGCGATCAGTCGCTATGCGTGGCACAGATACCACAAGTGGTTACTGGCAAAATACAAAGGAAGTAGAAAGGTGCAACTCATCAAGGACAAAACATGCACAATCATGAAACGTCAACGATGGGTAGCGAATACATTCGGTATTCAAGTACATCAATGGCTGCCATCAGCAAAAGAGCTCAATCGTTCTCGTTATTGGAATCGTGGCAGAAATGGATTTGAACATCCCTATCTAGTCGCGTCCAGTAACGAAATCCAACCACCACTAGGACTTAAAGGTCCAGAGCCTTCGATATATCTAACAGCACGGATGAGCCGTGAAGATAATAGAGAGTATCCAAAGGACTGGCACTATAGACGACTAAAGGTACTAAAGCGAGATAGCTTTGCATGTGTGATATGCAAAGAACAAAATGACATCCAAGTTCATCACCGTAGAGGCGTTAAATCGTGGGCGGTAAAAGACTTGGTAACATTATGTCGAAAGCATCACATGATGGAACACAAGAAACTGCGAGTTGATGATTGTCAAATGGAGAGCCGGATGCGGGGAAACTCGCACGTCCGGTTCGGAGAGAGGAGTGAGTAA
- a CDS encoding alanine/ornithine racemase family PLP-dependent enzyme: MNYPRLHIDCGKVHHNAQHLITQLSLKNISVTPVTKAFLGHPIIAQVLIDAGAKMLADSRIENLQKMTESGIAIPKMLIRTPMLSQVASVIKYSDMSLNSEVEVIQGLSHAAEQQNCCHDIIIMVELGDLREGVMPNYVIDFIREIVSLPNITIKGIGTNLACRYGVAPDEQNMNVLSDLADGIEATFGISLEIISGGNSASVNWALQRTGLTRVNNLRIGEAIFLGCEPLEQENIKGLHTDAVSLTAEVIESKTKPTLPWGIRGLNAFGEKESLQDRGEVSQAIVALGRQDVCVSGLKAPNGIKIMSSTSDHLVLESSRKPLFVGEKVTFGLDYSALLSSMSSRYINKYFKAPKGRRKQEGTHNATNSSNYFRQCHA, translated from the coding sequence GTGAACTACCCTAGGTTACACATCGATTGTGGGAAAGTTCACCATAACGCTCAGCACCTGATTACTCAGCTCTCACTGAAAAACATATCCGTTACGCCTGTAACAAAAGCCTTCCTCGGCCACCCTATCATCGCACAAGTTCTTATTGATGCTGGCGCAAAAATGTTAGCCGATTCAAGAATCGAAAATCTTCAAAAGATGACTGAATCTGGCATTGCTATCCCTAAAATGCTGATACGTACACCCATGCTCAGTCAAGTGGCGAGCGTAATAAAATACAGTGATATGAGTTTAAACTCTGAAGTTGAAGTGATTCAGGGGCTTTCACATGCAGCGGAACAACAAAATTGCTGTCACGATATTATTATTATGGTTGAGCTTGGCGATCTAAGAGAAGGTGTGATGCCTAATTATGTGATTGATTTTATCCGTGAGATTGTTTCTTTACCGAACATCACGATAAAAGGAATTGGTACGAATTTAGCCTGTCGGTATGGTGTCGCTCCAGATGAGCAAAATATGAATGTTCTTTCTGATCTTGCCGATGGAATTGAAGCTACATTTGGGATCAGTCTAGAAATTATTTCAGGGGGTAATTCTGCTTCAGTTAACTGGGCTCTTCAGAGAACAGGCTTAACTCGAGTAAATAACCTTCGTATAGGAGAAGCCATTTTTTTAGGCTGTGAGCCTTTAGAGCAGGAAAATATCAAAGGCTTACATACGGATGCGGTTTCTTTGACCGCTGAAGTGATTGAATCCAAGACTAAACCGACTTTGCCTTGGGGGATTCGGGGGTTAAATGCTTTTGGTGAAAAAGAAAGCCTTCAAGATAGAGGGGAGGTCTCACAAGCTATTGTAGCATTAGGCCGCCAAGATGTTTGTGTCAGCGGGCTTAAGGCTCCGAATGGGATTAAGATCATGTCTTCAACCAGTGATCATCTTGTCCTTGAATCCTCACGAAAACCACTATTTGTAGGGGAAAAAGTCACATTCGGTTTAGATTACAGTGCGCTCTTATCTTCTATGTCTTCACGTTATATCAATAAATATTTTAAGGCACCTAAAGGGAGAAGAAAGCAAGAAGGAACGCATAATGCTACGAACAGCAGTAATTATTTCCGTCAGTGTCATGCTTAA
- a CDS encoding DUF481 domain-containing protein — translation MAKWRYLLALTLAASSTVNAQEASAQADTKKWQHSFEIYALALNIRGDSTIDDLSADVDVDPSFIMDHLDMTAMVRFEGIYDNQWGYYIDYSFMKLSGKTNSVLGSNLEVLKGNLDIRQGVLDVKGFKRYQYDFGTIDYLFGLRWWDNDIDAKLYGSGGKLSADRSLDEDWVDYQIGMRWITQINKDWKFHATIDAGLGSDTDFTSSLLTGVRYQINSWSDLNVAYKSTWVDYENRGTFQYDTASQGFLIGWAVYF, via the coding sequence ATGGCTAAATGGCGTTACCTACTCGCATTAACATTGGCTGCAAGTTCAACCGTAAATGCTCAGGAAGCAAGCGCACAAGCGGATACAAAAAAGTGGCAACATAGCTTCGAAATTTACGCGCTCGCACTCAACATCCGCGGAGACAGCACCATTGATGATTTGTCTGCAGATGTCGATGTTGATCCTTCATTCATCATGGATCATCTTGATATGACCGCAATGGTGCGCTTTGAGGGTATCTATGACAATCAGTGGGGATATTACATTGACTACAGCTTCATGAAGCTAAGCGGAAAAACAAATTCAGTGTTAGGTAGTAACCTAGAGGTATTGAAAGGTAATCTTGATATCCGACAAGGTGTTTTAGATGTGAAGGGTTTTAAGCGCTACCAATACGATTTTGGCACAATTGATTATCTGTTTGGGCTTCGTTGGTGGGATAACGACATCGATGCCAAGCTTTACGGTTCAGGTGGCAAGCTAAGTGCAGATCGATCACTCGATGAAGATTGGGTTGACTATCAAATAGGTATGAGATGGATAACGCAGATCAATAAGGATTGGAAGTTTCACGCAACTATTGATGCAGGGCTTGGTAGTGATACCGACTTTACCTCATCTCTGTTAACTGGCGTGCGATACCAGATAAACAGTTGGTCTGACTTAAATGTTGCCTACAAATCGACATGGGTTGATTACGAAAACAGAGGGACTTTTCAGTACGACACAGCGTCACAAGGCTTCCTAATCGGCTGGGCTGTATATTTTTAA
- a CDS encoding ISNCY family transposase, with the protein MIVMDTQSQLTVDIIAKVALGKISITNASKLLNKSRRTIERYLRRYRSDGIRFVVHGNTGRTPANKIPITLKQQVQALIKAKYYDFNMLHLADMLEVFEGIKVKRETLRTWAHEIHHVKRAKHRRSKVRRRRERMEAEGLMLQMDGSPHLWFGDKKSCLIAMIDDATSEVHAEFFPSETTEGCLKVMKTYIEKKGLFKTLYVDRAGIFGGPKRCHFSQMQRACEELGIEIIFANSPQGKGRIERAFDTFQDRLVPELRLAGVTDMISANNYLQNTFIPEYWATTLTVNAKLMRSEHTPVPKYLNIDAICIQKEYRKIRRDHTFSYANAMYQITSPLRHSIVSQQVELRKQLDGGFTAYFADRELSIKELTEPSSRKEYGEEVQKKLDVIELANKLGNVREAARQSGCSVKSIHNNRQLLEAHGPLALKRLYGQSHNNNRIDEKTRNIVISLTLKSPHLTSIRISGEMRKRFNISISHSTVRNIWLEEKLNTRELREARAEESIIE; encoded by the coding sequence ATGATCGTTATGGATACTCAATCTCAGCTTACCGTGGATATCATCGCGAAAGTTGCTCTCGGTAAAATATCAATTACTAATGCCTCTAAGCTCCTCAATAAGTCTCGCAGAACCATTGAACGTTATCTCAGGCGATATCGCTCTGATGGTATCCGATTTGTGGTTCATGGCAACACAGGAAGGACACCCGCTAATAAAATACCCATTACCTTAAAGCAGCAAGTTCAAGCTCTTATAAAGGCCAAGTATTACGACTTTAACATGCTTCATCTCGCCGACATGTTAGAGGTATTTGAAGGCATCAAAGTAAAGCGGGAGACGCTTCGTACCTGGGCACATGAAATCCATCATGTAAAACGAGCCAAACATCGACGTTCTAAGGTAAGAAGACGACGTGAGCGTATGGAGGCCGAAGGCTTAATGCTGCAAATGGACGGCAGTCCACACCTTTGGTTCGGTGATAAAAAATCTTGTCTTATCGCCATGATTGATGATGCAACCAGTGAGGTTCATGCGGAGTTTTTCCCTTCAGAAACCACCGAAGGATGCCTCAAAGTAATGAAAACTTATATCGAGAAAAAAGGGCTTTTTAAGACTCTTTATGTCGATAGAGCTGGCATCTTCGGTGGACCAAAACGTTGCCACTTCTCCCAGATGCAACGAGCCTGTGAAGAGCTGGGTATAGAAATTATTTTTGCCAATTCGCCTCAAGGCAAGGGTCGCATCGAACGTGCCTTTGATACGTTCCAAGATCGTCTAGTCCCTGAGTTAAGGTTGGCTGGGGTTACTGATATGATCAGTGCAAATAACTACCTACAAAACACCTTCATCCCTGAGTATTGGGCAACGACCCTCACAGTTAACGCCAAATTAATGCGCTCTGAGCATACACCCGTTCCGAAGTACCTGAACATTGACGCGATATGTATTCAAAAAGAATATCGAAAAATCCGTCGAGATCATACCTTCAGTTACGCCAACGCAATGTATCAAATCACCTCCCCGTTACGGCACTCTATCGTGAGTCAACAAGTCGAATTACGTAAGCAACTTGATGGGGGTTTTACGGCTTATTTTGCCGACCGAGAGTTATCGATTAAAGAGCTTACTGAGCCTAGCTCTAGGAAAGAATACGGAGAAGAAGTTCAGAAAAAGCTCGATGTCATAGAGCTTGCCAATAAGTTAGGCAATGTGAGAGAAGCGGCTCGACAAAGCGGTTGTTCTGTCAAAAGCATTCACAACAACCGTCAATTACTTGAAGCCCATGGCCCACTTGCTTTGAAACGTCTGTATGGTCAATCACACAACAATAATCGCATCGATGAAAAGACTCGAAATATCGTCATCTCATTAACACTAAAATCGCCTCACCTAACCTCTATTAGGATAAGTGGTGAGATGAGGAAGCGCTTTAACATCTCGATTAGTCACTCAACAGTAAGGAACATCTGGCTTGAAGAAAAGCTGAATACAAGAGAGTTACGGGAGGCACGTGCCGAGGAATCAATTATCGAATAG
- the gspS2 gene encoding type II secretion system pilot lipoprotein GspS-beta produces MLRTAVIISVSVMLNGCQISPMKSSGLADYRATVISSQLPQELGLITLVNAQSEGNSVTLVFVKKKTLNMDSLVEKVAVSFCDNIEIRPLLESGISYRIITLGKNEKVESLNVISLANCSN; encoded by the coding sequence ATGCTACGAACAGCAGTAATTATTTCCGTCAGTGTCATGCTTAACGGTTGTCAGATAAGCCCAATGAAATCTAGTGGGCTTGCCGATTATAGAGCGACGGTTATCTCAAGCCAACTGCCACAAGAGTTAGGCTTAATCACACTCGTAAATGCACAGTCAGAAGGCAATAGTGTCACTCTTGTTTTCGTAAAAAAGAAAACGTTGAATATGGACAGCTTAGTAGAAAAAGTCGCCGTTAGTTTTTGTGACAACATCGAAATAAGGCCACTATTAGAGAGTGGGATCTCTTATCGAATCATTACCTTAGGAAAAAATGAGAAAGTAGAAAGCCTTAACGTCATTTCTCTAGCTAACTGCTCTAATTGA